A region of Athene noctua chromosome 12, bAthNoc1.hap1.1, whole genome shotgun sequence DNA encodes the following proteins:
- the EIF4E1B gene encoding eukaryotic translation initiation factor 4E type 1B isoform X2: MATGEQRRQEERRRRRAQQQDLLLAESLGKHPLQNRWALWFFKNDKSKMWQANLRLVTKFSTVEDFWALYNHIQLASKLTSGCDYSLFKDGIEPMWEDSQNKRGGRWLITLAKQQRHTELDRFWLETLLCLIGEMFDEYSNEVCGAVINIRAKGDKIAIWTREAENREGVTHIGRVYKEHLGLSQKVAIGYQAHADTATKSGSLSKTKFVV; this comes from the exons ATGGCTACTGGGGAGCAG AGGAGGCaagaggagcggcggcggcggagggctCAGCAGCAAGATCTGCTCCTGGCAGAGAGCCTGGGCAAGCACCCCCTGCAGAACAG gtGGGCGCTGTGGTTCTTCAAGAATGACAAGAGCAAGATGTGGCAGGCAAACTTGCGCCTTGTCACCAAGTTCAGCACTGTGGAGGACTTCTGGGC GCTGTACAACCACATCCAGCTTGCCAGCAAGCTCACATCTGGCTGTGACTACTCCCTCTTCAAG GATGGCATCGAgcccatgtgggaggacagccagaACAAGCGTGGTGGGCGCTGGCTCATCACCCTGGCCAAGCAGCAGCGGCACACCGAGCTGGACCGTTTCTGGCTGGAGACG ctgctgtgcctcatCGGGGAGATGTTTGATGAGTACAGCAATGAGGTGTGCGGGGCCGTCATCAACATCCGTGCCAAGGGGGACAAGATAGCCATCTGGACCCGGGAAGCAGAGAACCGGGAAGGGGTCACCCACATCGG GCGTGTCTACAAGGAGCACCTGGGCCTCTCGCAGAAGGTGGCCATTGGGTACCAGGCCCACGCGGACACGGCCACCAAGAGTGGCTCCCTCAGCAAGACTAAGTTTGTGGTGTGA
- the EIF4E1B gene encoding eukaryotic translation initiation factor 4E type 1B isoform X1, which translates to MATGEQRRQEERRRRRAQQQDLLLAESLGKHPLQNRWALWFFKNDKSKMWQANLRLVTKFSTVEDFWALYNHIQLASKLTSGCDYSLFKDGIEPMWEDSQNKRGGRWLITLAKQQRHTELDRFWLETVSVAPLGLACRVLAVVFPPAPARSPSGDCPGPPFSSRQLLCLIGEMFDEYSNEVCGAVINIRAKGDKIAIWTREAENREGVTHIGRVYKEHLGLSQKVAIGYQAHADTATKSGSLSKTKFVV; encoded by the exons ATGGCTACTGGGGAGCAG AGGAGGCaagaggagcggcggcggcggagggctCAGCAGCAAGATCTGCTCCTGGCAGAGAGCCTGGGCAAGCACCCCCTGCAGAACAG gtGGGCGCTGTGGTTCTTCAAGAATGACAAGAGCAAGATGTGGCAGGCAAACTTGCGCCTTGTCACCAAGTTCAGCACTGTGGAGGACTTCTGGGC GCTGTACAACCACATCCAGCTTGCCAGCAAGCTCACATCTGGCTGTGACTACTCCCTCTTCAAG GATGGCATCGAgcccatgtgggaggacagccagaACAAGCGTGGTGGGCGCTGGCTCATCACCCTGGCCAAGCAGCAGCGGCACACCGAGCTGGACCGTTTCTGGCTGGAGACGGTGAGTGTGGCCCCGCTCGGGCTGGCCTGCAGGGTCCTGGCAGTGGtgtttccccctgccccagcacggaGTCCCAGTGGGGACTGTCCTGGGCCCCCCTTCTCTTcccggcagctgctgtgcctcatCGGGGAGATGTTTGATGAGTACAGCAATGAGGTGTGCGGGGCCGTCATCAACATCCGTGCCAAGGGGGACAAGATAGCCATCTGGACCCGGGAAGCAGAGAACCGGGAAGGGGTCACCCACATCGG GCGTGTCTACAAGGAGCACCTGGGCCTCTCGCAGAAGGTGGCCATTGGGTACCAGGCCCACGCGGACACGGCCACCAAGAGTGGCTCCCTCAGCAAGACTAAGTTTGTGGTGTGA